From Nicotiana tabacum cultivar K326 chromosome 22, ASM71507v2, whole genome shotgun sequence, one genomic window encodes:
- the LOC107791737 gene encoding ABC transporter A family member 2-like isoform X1 — MELQGGIPLLVQQYKALLKKNYLLAWRNKPATFLQLFSSLFFIFLLFSIQKASEGRSSSVEKDLPDPDPLVTPPIPPCEDKFFIKVPCYDFIWSGKDSKTIGDIVKRIMANNPGRPIPPNKVLAFNTREEVDKWLFDNPVRCPGALHFNVINGNIISYGIQTNSTEVMKRRVFEDPTFKFQLPLQLAAEREIARTLIGDQNFPWVVSLKEFAHPPGEASSTTSSVGPIFFLAVAIFSFVFQITAFITEKELKLRQAMTMMGLFDTAYWLSWITWEGLLIFISSLLTVIFGMIFQFDIFLRNNFIVVFLLFFLFQLAMTTFAYWLSAFMNKSASATTVAFCVFIVGFVTLMASSGGYPYSPGYNQSHRDWWSLFPPNLLNAGLQLLARATETPKDPGINWSTRAKCLPAEPTCVITMHDVYIGLVRLFFLFFVLAVYFDNIIPNISGVRKSKFYFLFPGYWTGKGGSKVREGGCCSVCSGSLPRPQITTPDDEDVLTEENTVKKQAMEGGYSNIAVQIRGLIKTYPGKSKGCCCCFITGPPFHSVKGLWLNVEKDQLLCLLGPNGAGKTTTISCLTGINPVTVGDALVYDESIRSSSGMTNIRRMMGVCPQFDILWDTLSGQEHLQLFANIKGLPPASIDTVVEKLLAKSKITKVAAKVRSCSYSGGMKRRLSVAIALIGDPTLVILDEPTTGMDPITRRHVWDIIEDAKKGRAIILTTHSMEEADILSDRIAIMAKGRLRCIGTSIRLKSRFGTGFIATVSFSGETTSQPEALKHFFKSRLDVVPKEENKSFLTYVIPHDKERVLTDFFTELQGRETEFGIKDIQLGLTTLEEVFMNIAKQAEIESAAAEGKFTTLTLNTGQSVGVPVGSRFVGIPGTKSPQNPGGIMVEVYWEPDDSGRLCISGHSQHMPIPPHIQLPDPPNAKSARTLGVVIDPAQLKML; from the exons ATGGAATTGCAGGGGGGAATCCCTCTGCTGGTGCAACAGTACAAAGcattattgaagaaaaattatttacTTGCATGGCGTAACAAGCCAGCCACATTCCTACAGCTCTTCTCATcactcttcttcatcttccttcTCTTCAGCATTCAGAAAGCTAGCGAAGGGCGCTCGTCCTCTGTTGAGAAAGATTTGCCCGACCCTGACCCTCTTGTCACCCCACCTATCCCCCCCTGCGAGGACAAGTTTTTCATTAAGGTCCCTTGCTATGATTTCATTTGGAGTGGCAAAGATAGTAAAACTATTGGGGATATTGTCAAAAGAATTATGGCTAATAATCCTGGTAGGCCTATTCCTCCCAACAAG GTTCTTGCATTTAACACTAGAGAAGAAGTGGATAAATGGCTTTTCGATAATCCTGTGCGTTGTCCTGGAGCTCTGCACTTTAATGTAATAAATGGAAATATTATCAGTTATGGTATACAGACAAACTCTACCGAAGTTATGAAGCGAAGAGTTTTTGAAGATCCAACTTTTAAGTTCCAACTCCCACTTCAACTAGCAGCAGAGCGCGAAATCGCGAGGACTCTGATTGGAG ATCAAAATTTCCCCTGGGTTGTcagtttaaaggaatttgcacaTCCTCCTGGTGAAGCATCCTCTACCACGTCTAGTGTAGGGCCAATCTTTTTCCTGGCAGTTGCTATATTTAGTTTTGTCTTCCAAATCACTGCTTTCATCACTGAAAAGGAACTCAAGCTTCGACAG GCAATGACTATGATGGGTCTCTTTGATACTGCCTATTGGTTGTCATGGATCACTTGGGAAGGACTCCTCATTTTCATCTCCTCTCTTCTCACTGTCATCTTTGGAATGATATTTCAGTTTGATATTTTCTTGCGCAATAACTTCATAGTCGTGTtccttctctttttcctcttccaACTTGCTATG ACTACTTTTGCATATTGGCTGTCTGCTTTCATGAACAAGTCAGCTTCAGCAACAACTGTGGCTTTCTGCGTCTTTATTGTTGGTTTCGTTACTCTG ATGGCTTCAAGTGGTGGATATCCCTATTCCCCTGGTTATAACCAAAGCCACAGGGATTGGTGGTCATTGTTCCCACCAAATCTTCTTAATGCAGGTCTTCAGTTACTTGCTAGAGCAACTGAAACTCCTAAAGATCCGGGTATTAACTGGAGTACTAGGGCAAAGTGTCTACCTGCTGAACCAACGTGCGTAATTACCATG CATGATGTATATATAGGGCTCGTGAGattgttttttctctttttcgttCTGGCTGTATACTTTGACAATATAATTCCAAATATCTCTGGTGTGAGAAAATCAAAATTCTACTTCCTATTTCCTGGATATTGGACTGGTAAAGGTGGAAGTAAAGTGAGAG AGGGCGGTTGCTGTAGCGTCTGTTCAGGTTCATTGCCAAGGCCGCAAATTACTACACCAGATGACGAAGACGTTCTTACAGAAGAAAACACAGTTAAAAAGCAAGCTATGGAAGGTGGATATTCCAACATTGCAGTTCAAATACGCGGCCTTATCAAGACATATCCAGGAAAGTCAAAAggttgctgttgttgtttcataactGGTCCTCCTTTCCATAGTGTCAAG GGCTTATGGTTGAACGTCGAAAAGGATCAGCTGCTTTGTCTTCTTGGGCCCAATGGAGCTGGGAAAACTACTACTATAAGTTGTTTGACTGGGATTAACCCTGTTACTGTTGGAGATG CATTAGTATATGATGAGTCCATACGAAGCTCTAGCGGCATGACAAACATTCGAAGGATGATGGGGGTTTGTCCCCAG TTTGATATTCTTTGGGATACATTATCTGGTCAAGAACACCTTcagctttttgccaacattaaagGTCTACCCCCTGCTTCAATAGACACG GTTGTAGAAAAACTATTAgccaagtcaaaaatcacaaaGGTAGCAGCCAAAGTGAGATCCTGTAGTTACAGTGGAGGAATGAAACGACGACTTAGTGTTGCTATAGCCCTTATTGGAGATCCAACGTTGGTTATTTTGGATGAACCG ACTACTGGTATGGATCCGATAACGCGAAGGCATGTTTGGGACATAATTGAGGATGCTAAAAAAGGGCGTGCCATTATCTTGACAACCCATTCAATGGAAGAAGCTGATATCTTAAGTGACCGCATCGCTATCATGGCAAAGGGAAGGCTTCGTTGCATTGGAACTTCAATAAGGTTGAAATCTAGATTTGGAACTGGTTTCATTGCTACTGTAAGCTTTTCTGGGGAGACGACATCTCAACCTGAAGCTTTGAAACACTTCTTTAAAAGT CGTTTGGACGTGGTGCCTAAAGAAGAAAACAAGTCCTTCCTAACTTACGTTATTCCTCATGACAAGGAGAGGGTGTTGACG GACTTTTTTACTGAGCTTCAAGGTAGAGAGACAGAATTCGGTATAAAAGATATCCAGCTCGGTCTTACAACTCTAGAAGAAGTTTTCATGAACATAGCTAAACAGGCAGAAATTGAAAGTGCAGCAGCTGAAGGAAAATTTACAACTCTTACATTGAATACAGGGCAATCAGTTGGA GTACCTGTGGGATCAAGATTTGTGGGAATTCCAGGAACAAAATCTCCACAGAATCCTGGAGGTATTATGGTGGAAGTATATTGGGAGCCAGATGATTCTGGTAGACTTTGCATTTCTGGTCACTCGCAACACATGCCAATACCACCTCATATTCAACTACCAGATCCTCCAAATGCCAAATCAGCTAGAACCCTAGGAGTTGTAATTGACCCTGCACAACTCAAAATGTTATAG
- the LOC107791737 gene encoding ABC transporter A family member 2-like isoform X2, with protein MISFGVAKIVKLLGILSKELWLIILVLAFNTREEVDKWLFDNPVRCPGALHFNVINGNIISYGIQTNSTEVMKRRVFEDPTFKFQLPLQLAAEREIARTLIGDQNFPWVVSLKEFAHPPGEASSTTSSVGPIFFLAVAIFSFVFQITAFITEKELKLRQAMTMMGLFDTAYWLSWITWEGLLIFISSLLTVIFGMIFQFDIFLRNNFIVVFLLFFLFQLAMTTFAYWLSAFMNKSASATTVAFCVFIVGFVTLMASSGGYPYSPGYNQSHRDWWSLFPPNLLNAGLQLLARATETPKDPGINWSTRAKCLPAEPTCVITMHDVYIGLVRLFFLFFVLAVYFDNIIPNISGVRKSKFYFLFPGYWTGKGGSKVREGGCCSVCSGSLPRPQITTPDDEDVLTEENTVKKQAMEGGYSNIAVQIRGLIKTYPGKSKGCCCCFITGPPFHSVKGLWLNVEKDQLLCLLGPNGAGKTTTISCLTGINPVTVGDALVYDESIRSSSGMTNIRRMMGVCPQFDILWDTLSGQEHLQLFANIKGLPPASIDTVVEKLLAKSKITKVAAKVRSCSYSGGMKRRLSVAIALIGDPTLVILDEPTTGMDPITRRHVWDIIEDAKKGRAIILTTHSMEEADILSDRIAIMAKGRLRCIGTSIRLKSRFGTGFIATVSFSGETTSQPEALKHFFKSRLDVVPKEENKSFLTYVIPHDKERVLTDFFTELQGRETEFGIKDIQLGLTTLEEVFMNIAKQAEIESAAAEGKFTTLTLNTGQSVGVPVGSRFVGIPGTKSPQNPGGIMVEVYWEPDDSGRLCISGHSQHMPIPPHIQLPDPPNAKSARTLGVVIDPAQLKML; from the exons ATGATTTCATTTGGAGTGGCAAAGATAGTAAAACTATTGGGGATATTGTCAAAAGAATTATGGCTAATAATCCTG GTTCTTGCATTTAACACTAGAGAAGAAGTGGATAAATGGCTTTTCGATAATCCTGTGCGTTGTCCTGGAGCTCTGCACTTTAATGTAATAAATGGAAATATTATCAGTTATGGTATACAGACAAACTCTACCGAAGTTATGAAGCGAAGAGTTTTTGAAGATCCAACTTTTAAGTTCCAACTCCCACTTCAACTAGCAGCAGAGCGCGAAATCGCGAGGACTCTGATTGGAG ATCAAAATTTCCCCTGGGTTGTcagtttaaaggaatttgcacaTCCTCCTGGTGAAGCATCCTCTACCACGTCTAGTGTAGGGCCAATCTTTTTCCTGGCAGTTGCTATATTTAGTTTTGTCTTCCAAATCACTGCTTTCATCACTGAAAAGGAACTCAAGCTTCGACAG GCAATGACTATGATGGGTCTCTTTGATACTGCCTATTGGTTGTCATGGATCACTTGGGAAGGACTCCTCATTTTCATCTCCTCTCTTCTCACTGTCATCTTTGGAATGATATTTCAGTTTGATATTTTCTTGCGCAATAACTTCATAGTCGTGTtccttctctttttcctcttccaACTTGCTATG ACTACTTTTGCATATTGGCTGTCTGCTTTCATGAACAAGTCAGCTTCAGCAACAACTGTGGCTTTCTGCGTCTTTATTGTTGGTTTCGTTACTCTG ATGGCTTCAAGTGGTGGATATCCCTATTCCCCTGGTTATAACCAAAGCCACAGGGATTGGTGGTCATTGTTCCCACCAAATCTTCTTAATGCAGGTCTTCAGTTACTTGCTAGAGCAACTGAAACTCCTAAAGATCCGGGTATTAACTGGAGTACTAGGGCAAAGTGTCTACCTGCTGAACCAACGTGCGTAATTACCATG CATGATGTATATATAGGGCTCGTGAGattgttttttctctttttcgttCTGGCTGTATACTTTGACAATATAATTCCAAATATCTCTGGTGTGAGAAAATCAAAATTCTACTTCCTATTTCCTGGATATTGGACTGGTAAAGGTGGAAGTAAAGTGAGAG AGGGCGGTTGCTGTAGCGTCTGTTCAGGTTCATTGCCAAGGCCGCAAATTACTACACCAGATGACGAAGACGTTCTTACAGAAGAAAACACAGTTAAAAAGCAAGCTATGGAAGGTGGATATTCCAACATTGCAGTTCAAATACGCGGCCTTATCAAGACATATCCAGGAAAGTCAAAAggttgctgttgttgtttcataactGGTCCTCCTTTCCATAGTGTCAAG GGCTTATGGTTGAACGTCGAAAAGGATCAGCTGCTTTGTCTTCTTGGGCCCAATGGAGCTGGGAAAACTACTACTATAAGTTGTTTGACTGGGATTAACCCTGTTACTGTTGGAGATG CATTAGTATATGATGAGTCCATACGAAGCTCTAGCGGCATGACAAACATTCGAAGGATGATGGGGGTTTGTCCCCAG TTTGATATTCTTTGGGATACATTATCTGGTCAAGAACACCTTcagctttttgccaacattaaagGTCTACCCCCTGCTTCAATAGACACG GTTGTAGAAAAACTATTAgccaagtcaaaaatcacaaaGGTAGCAGCCAAAGTGAGATCCTGTAGTTACAGTGGAGGAATGAAACGACGACTTAGTGTTGCTATAGCCCTTATTGGAGATCCAACGTTGGTTATTTTGGATGAACCG ACTACTGGTATGGATCCGATAACGCGAAGGCATGTTTGGGACATAATTGAGGATGCTAAAAAAGGGCGTGCCATTATCTTGACAACCCATTCAATGGAAGAAGCTGATATCTTAAGTGACCGCATCGCTATCATGGCAAAGGGAAGGCTTCGTTGCATTGGAACTTCAATAAGGTTGAAATCTAGATTTGGAACTGGTTTCATTGCTACTGTAAGCTTTTCTGGGGAGACGACATCTCAACCTGAAGCTTTGAAACACTTCTTTAAAAGT CGTTTGGACGTGGTGCCTAAAGAAGAAAACAAGTCCTTCCTAACTTACGTTATTCCTCATGACAAGGAGAGGGTGTTGACG GACTTTTTTACTGAGCTTCAAGGTAGAGAGACAGAATTCGGTATAAAAGATATCCAGCTCGGTCTTACAACTCTAGAAGAAGTTTTCATGAACATAGCTAAACAGGCAGAAATTGAAAGTGCAGCAGCTGAAGGAAAATTTACAACTCTTACATTGAATACAGGGCAATCAGTTGGA GTACCTGTGGGATCAAGATTTGTGGGAATTCCAGGAACAAAATCTCCACAGAATCCTGGAGGTATTATGGTGGAAGTATATTGGGAGCCAGATGATTCTGGTAGACTTTGCATTTCTGGTCACTCGCAACACATGCCAATACCACCTCATATTCAACTACCAGATCCTCCAAATGCCAAATCAGCTAGAACCCTAGGAGTTGTAATTGACCCTGCACAACTCAAAATGTTATAG
- the LOC107791737 gene encoding ABC transporter A family member 2-like isoform X3 — protein sequence MELQGGIPLLVQQYKALLKKNYLLAWRNKPATFLQLFSSLFFIFLLFSIQKASEGRSSSVEKDLPDPDPLVTPPIPPCEDKFFIKVPCYDFIWSGKDSKTIGDIVKRIMANNPGRPIPPNKVLAFNTREEVDKWLFDNPVRCPGALHFNVINGNIISYGIQTNSTEVMKRRVFEDPTFKFQLPLQLAAEREIARTLIGDQNFPWVVSLKEFAHPPGEASSTTSSVGPIFFLAVAIFSFVFQITAFITEKELKLRQAMTMMGLFDTAYWLSWITWEGLLIFISSLLTVIFGMIFQFDIFLRNNFIVVFLLFFLFQLAMTTFAYWLSAFMNKSASATTVAFCVFIVGFVTLMASSGGYPYSPGYNQSHRDWWSLFPPNLLNAGLQLLARATETPKDPGINWSTRAKCLPAEPTCVITMHDVYIGLVRLFFLFFVLAVYFDNIIPNISGVRKSKFYFLFPGYWTGKGGSKVREGGCCSVCSGSLPRPQITTPDDEDVLTEENTVKKQAMEGGYSNIAVQIRGLIKTYPGKSKGCCCCFITGPPFHSVKGLWLNVEKDQLLCLLGPNGAGKTTTISCLTGINPVTVGDALVYDESIRSSSGMTNIRRMMGVCPQFDILWDTLSGQEHLQLFANIKGLPPASIDTVVEKLLAKSKITKVAAKVRSCSYSGGMKRRLSVAIALIGDPTLVILDEPTTGMDPITRRHVWDIIEDAKKGRAIILTTHSMEEADILSDRIAIMAKGRLRCIGTSISVWTWCLKKKTSPS from the exons ATGGAATTGCAGGGGGGAATCCCTCTGCTGGTGCAACAGTACAAAGcattattgaagaaaaattatttacTTGCATGGCGTAACAAGCCAGCCACATTCCTACAGCTCTTCTCATcactcttcttcatcttccttcTCTTCAGCATTCAGAAAGCTAGCGAAGGGCGCTCGTCCTCTGTTGAGAAAGATTTGCCCGACCCTGACCCTCTTGTCACCCCACCTATCCCCCCCTGCGAGGACAAGTTTTTCATTAAGGTCCCTTGCTATGATTTCATTTGGAGTGGCAAAGATAGTAAAACTATTGGGGATATTGTCAAAAGAATTATGGCTAATAATCCTGGTAGGCCTATTCCTCCCAACAAG GTTCTTGCATTTAACACTAGAGAAGAAGTGGATAAATGGCTTTTCGATAATCCTGTGCGTTGTCCTGGAGCTCTGCACTTTAATGTAATAAATGGAAATATTATCAGTTATGGTATACAGACAAACTCTACCGAAGTTATGAAGCGAAGAGTTTTTGAAGATCCAACTTTTAAGTTCCAACTCCCACTTCAACTAGCAGCAGAGCGCGAAATCGCGAGGACTCTGATTGGAG ATCAAAATTTCCCCTGGGTTGTcagtttaaaggaatttgcacaTCCTCCTGGTGAAGCATCCTCTACCACGTCTAGTGTAGGGCCAATCTTTTTCCTGGCAGTTGCTATATTTAGTTTTGTCTTCCAAATCACTGCTTTCATCACTGAAAAGGAACTCAAGCTTCGACAG GCAATGACTATGATGGGTCTCTTTGATACTGCCTATTGGTTGTCATGGATCACTTGGGAAGGACTCCTCATTTTCATCTCCTCTCTTCTCACTGTCATCTTTGGAATGATATTTCAGTTTGATATTTTCTTGCGCAATAACTTCATAGTCGTGTtccttctctttttcctcttccaACTTGCTATG ACTACTTTTGCATATTGGCTGTCTGCTTTCATGAACAAGTCAGCTTCAGCAACAACTGTGGCTTTCTGCGTCTTTATTGTTGGTTTCGTTACTCTG ATGGCTTCAAGTGGTGGATATCCCTATTCCCCTGGTTATAACCAAAGCCACAGGGATTGGTGGTCATTGTTCCCACCAAATCTTCTTAATGCAGGTCTTCAGTTACTTGCTAGAGCAACTGAAACTCCTAAAGATCCGGGTATTAACTGGAGTACTAGGGCAAAGTGTCTACCTGCTGAACCAACGTGCGTAATTACCATG CATGATGTATATATAGGGCTCGTGAGattgttttttctctttttcgttCTGGCTGTATACTTTGACAATATAATTCCAAATATCTCTGGTGTGAGAAAATCAAAATTCTACTTCCTATTTCCTGGATATTGGACTGGTAAAGGTGGAAGTAAAGTGAGAG AGGGCGGTTGCTGTAGCGTCTGTTCAGGTTCATTGCCAAGGCCGCAAATTACTACACCAGATGACGAAGACGTTCTTACAGAAGAAAACACAGTTAAAAAGCAAGCTATGGAAGGTGGATATTCCAACATTGCAGTTCAAATACGCGGCCTTATCAAGACATATCCAGGAAAGTCAAAAggttgctgttgttgtttcataactGGTCCTCCTTTCCATAGTGTCAAG GGCTTATGGTTGAACGTCGAAAAGGATCAGCTGCTTTGTCTTCTTGGGCCCAATGGAGCTGGGAAAACTACTACTATAAGTTGTTTGACTGGGATTAACCCTGTTACTGTTGGAGATG CATTAGTATATGATGAGTCCATACGAAGCTCTAGCGGCATGACAAACATTCGAAGGATGATGGGGGTTTGTCCCCAG TTTGATATTCTTTGGGATACATTATCTGGTCAAGAACACCTTcagctttttgccaacattaaagGTCTACCCCCTGCTTCAATAGACACG GTTGTAGAAAAACTATTAgccaagtcaaaaatcacaaaGGTAGCAGCCAAAGTGAGATCCTGTAGTTACAGTGGAGGAATGAAACGACGACTTAGTGTTGCTATAGCCCTTATTGGAGATCCAACGTTGGTTATTTTGGATGAACCG ACTACTGGTATGGATCCGATAACGCGAAGGCATGTTTGGGACATAATTGAGGATGCTAAAAAAGGGCGTGCCATTATCTTGACAACCCATTCAATGGAAGAAGCTGATATCTTAAGTGACCGCATCGCTATCATGGCAAAGGGAAGGCTTCGTTGCATTGGAACTTCAATAAG CGTTTGGACGTGGTGCCTAAAGAAGAAAACAAGTCCTTCCTAA